In Nitrospirota bacterium, the following proteins share a genomic window:
- a CDS encoding nucleotidyl transferase AbiEii/AbiGii toxin family protein: MTKYTVMQYVELFHLLFLDQLGRKTDKRFYALKGGCNLRFYLKSIRYSEDMDMDVYDLPKDKLRDTVVSILKSKPFVQILQVHGIIIDRWSEPKQTETTQRWKVGLAVSGSGIVLPTKIEFSRRGMKGNTVFEPVGPELVRTYNLSSIMSNHYDIHSAYEQKVEALVTRSTPQARDIFDLNLLLNAGVDKNISNSKLRSHLYIAESNVMSVAFDVFKSQVLSYLHPDYQKQYNSEDVWDEIVLKVAEALKGEES, translated from the coding sequence ATGACCAAGTATACAGTTATGCAATATGTGGAGCTGTTTCACCTGCTTTTCCTTGACCAGTTGGGGCGGAAAACAGATAAGAGGTTCTATGCCCTGAAAGGAGGGTGCAACTTACGTTTTTATCTGAAAAGTATCCGCTATTCCGAGGACATGGATATGGATGTCTATGACCTTCCAAAAGACAAGCTTCGGGATACGGTGGTGAGTATTTTAAAATCAAAACCTTTTGTACAAATCCTTCAGGTGCACGGGATCATTATTGACCGCTGGTCTGAGCCGAAACAAACTGAGACAACTCAGCGATGGAAAGTCGGGCTGGCTGTTTCCGGTTCCGGCATCGTACTCCCTACAAAAATAGAGTTTTCAAGAAGAGGAATGAAGGGGAACACTGTATTTGAGCCTGTAGGTCCTGAACTTGTAAGGACATACAATCTCTCGTCTATTATGTCTAATCATTATGACATTCACAGCGCTTATGAGCAAAAAGTGGAAGCCCTGGTAACCAGAAGTACACCGCAGGCAAGAGACATATTTGACCTTAATTTACTGCTGAATGCAGGGGTAGACAAAAACATATCAAACAGCAAACTGAGAAGCCATCTCTACATTGCTGAATCAAATGTCATGTCAGTTGCCTTTGATGTATTTAAAAGCCAGGTGCTTTCTTACCTTCACCCGGATTACCAAAAACAGTATAATTCAGAGGACGTCTGGGATGAAATAGTGCTAAAGGTTGCTGAAGCCCTTAAAGGGGAAGAGTCATGA